In Oryctolagus cuniculus chromosome 18, mOryCun1.1, whole genome shotgun sequence, the DNA window GACTCAGATGCACGACGGAGTGAATGCATGGGCCGGGCTCCTCACCAGCGCCTCCAACACAATCCCCACGTGCAGGTGCGCCCATCGACCCCACCTTCTTCCTGAGCCGCACCGTCTCCAATGTCATCAGCTCCGTGGTGTTTGGAAGCCGCTTTGACTACGAGGACAAGCAGTTCCTGAGCCTGCTGAGGATGATCAACGAGAGCTTCATTGAGATGAGCACCCCTTGGGCACAGGTGCCCCACAGGCACTTCTCTGCCTACCCTGCCCCCATGGCCGGCAGCTTAGAGCTCGCCTGTAGCTCCCCCCTCCCACCATCAGCTTAGAGCTCGCCTGCAGCCCCCTCAGGAAGGGGAGGCTAGCAGCATGCCCGGGTTTCCAGGAGGCAGAGGGCTTCACCCACTTCTCAgctgtgcccccagcccctctgcacccTTTGTCTCTCCCCACAGCTCTACGACATGTACTCTGGAGTCATGCAGTATTTGCCAGGAAGACACAACCGCATCTACTACTTGATAGAGGAGCTCAAGGACTTCATTGCTGCCAGGGTCAAGGTCAATGAAGCCTCCCTTGACCCTCAAAATCCCCGGGACTTCATTGACTGCTTCCTCATTAAGATGCACCAGGTACCCAGCTCCTTCCCTCGCACCTCCTCACTCCCTGTGCCTGCAGTTCAAACCCAGCTGCAGATGTTGAGGCCCAAAGAGCATGCATTGTTTCGCGTGACTCACTTCTATCTATAGCTGAGATGCAAGAGCTGTGAAAGTACACACTCTCACATTTTGACAATGCATTTGGATAGAGAAATTATAGGAACATGGAAGCTTAAAATTGTATAGCTTTCTAATCACAGGTCAATGACCTATGATTGTATATGTATAGAAGGAGTCTTTCAGAGTCTGAGAAGTTGAGAAACTTAGAAGCATGGAGTctgcaatctttttttaaaaaaagatttatgtattcatttgagaggtagagttacagacatagagaggcagagacagagagagaggtcttccatctgctggttcactccccaaatggctgcaatggctggagctgggccaatctggggccaagattcttctgggtctcccacatgggtgcaggggccccagcacttgggccatcttccactgccctcccaggtcattagcagggagctgggtcagaaatggagcagctgggacttgaaccagcacccatgtgggacgtcggcactgcaggcagaggcttagccttctacacgatagtgctggcccccaaagtctGTTATCTTTACCATTAGAAGTTTAAAGTCTTAGAGCTACAGAAATGTAGAAGCTTCCTATTTCTGTGTCATTGGTTCTTAGAATATTAGAAACCTGTGATTTTGTGTGGTAGAACCTTAGTACTTGGTAGTTTTTAAAACATGCTCTAAAATTCCGGAACTTTCGGTGCTGACATGGCACTCTTTTCCTGTTGTTCTCCCCGGTGTTCATTCCACTCCAGCCTCCCTGCCTGTGCCTTGCTGTTCCTCTAACGCTACCGCGTGGCCCCTACCTCAGGACATTTGCTCTTGCCGCTTCCCCTCTCAGACTTGGTTTATCCATCTATTGTGCCTGCGTCAAGCCCCATGCTACACACAGGGAGAAAATAAAGATAGCAGAGGATGATTCTGTTTACTACCCCACTCCTTTTCAGGATAAGAATAATCCCCACACAGAATTCAACCTCAAGAACTTGGTCCTCACTACCCTCAACCTCTTCTTTGCTGGCACGGAAACAGTGAGCTCCACCCTGCGCTACGGATTCTTGCTGATAATGAAGCACCCTGAAGTGCAAAGTGAGTGCccagcgcccccgccccgcccagggctTCTCCGGCGCCTCCCTCTCCTACCAGGGAAGAAGACACAACCTTGAGAATTGAGACTCCCAATGCCTCGGGATGCAGAATCTTGAAATTCCTGGCTTGGGAGGCCATCAAGTTTAATCTTGTACTTTGAAAAAATTGTTTGTAGGAAAGAAAGGGGGGGTGGACTCCTCCATTATTTCTCCAGGAGCTGCAACAGGCAGGattaggtcaggctgaagccaggagcctacccatcccagtctcccatatgggtggcaggggcccacatagttgagccatcacctgctacgtctcaggcacattagcaggcaggcaggcaagaagCGGATTAACTGAGACtcaagccagctctctgatacACCGTTAATCTTGCGCCTGCACTTGTTTCCTATGGCCGCCATCACAGATGATCAGAAACGCAGAAGtttaaaaaccacacacacatgtatgacTTTCATTTGTGGTTCAGAAGTTCACATAGAAGTTCACCTCTGGGCTGAAACCAAGGTGGAGTCTGCATGCCTGCTTCTTCCAGACCTGCGTCCCTTGCATTTCTGGGCTCCCGATCCTTTCTTCCACCTTCAGGTGTGACCGGGagcagcttctccaggtctctctgCTTCCACCGGCACTACTCCGTTTCTACCTCTGACCCTTGTACCTCACCCTTGCTTCGGCTCCTGTGTTTGTGTTCAGGGCTGGTCACTCTGGAGAGTCATCTAAACCACGCGGCACCTGCAAAGCCCCCGTTAGCCTTTAGCTGCCCTTGCATTCATCAGCATCCACCAGTTTCAGGGATCGGAAGGTAGACAACTTTGATGGCCGTTGTTCAGCTGACCACGCTGCCAAAATAAAGTGGAAGGGTCCTTCAAcaagtttacagaaaaatggaactgaacgatatttattttagagcagaaaaattttgaaatacatgccaGGCTTTCTCACGATATGCATTGTCCACaaactttcccaggtgccttcaTCCACTCCATCTCCAGTAAATTATAATCTGGTACAGCTGAATAAGTCAGGAGCTCAATTTTTGTTTAAGGGAAATCTGCAGTGTGGCTGCTCACGGTGGTGCAGGAGTTCAAAACCTGCCGCAGTCTTTCAGTCATGGGCGACATGAACCTGCTTCCACTCAAACTTTTCTAGTCTCACCTGCAATGCCTGAGTTGCCTCTCATGGACCCCAATGATCAAACGTGCACcagacacctgctgtgtgccaggtatcGTCCTAGCCACTTGCAGGTTGGAGTTTGTGTGATTTTTACCTCTCTGTGACCTGTCAGGCCATCACGTCCACCGTGTAGATGAAGAAACAGTCTCAAAAGGCAAAGCCATTTGTCCTGAGGTCACTCGCCCACGTAGTGCAGCGAAGGGTAGCTCCACCAGTGAGGTTCTGCATCCTACCGTGTGACTGTCATTGGCCTCAATCCTGCCTCAGTTACCTACTGTGACTGCTTCTCATTTTGTAAAGATTATCTGTGTGTGAAAGCCCAGCTGGGACCAGGACACCTCCCCACTCATCATCAGCCTCCCATGGCTCCTTGATGCTTCAAGTAAAGGCCAAATGTCCCAGATGGCGTTCAAGGTTCTAGACTGGTGATGAGCTTATTGGACACCAGGGGAGTGTCCATTGCTAAGTGTGAAAAGGCGATCAAATCCCAAATGACCTCTACCCTCAGGACCCCGCTGGAGACAGGGCTTCTGTGGTGGAAACCCCTCGTACCCTCTCCTAACTCCTGCTCTGTTGTCTTCTGACCTTTCTCAGCCAAGATCTATGAAGAGATTAATCAAGTGATCGGACCACACCGGATCCCAAGTGTGGACGACCGTGTCAAGATGCCCTTCACCGACGCCGTGATCCACGAGATCCAAAGGCTGACGGACATCGTGCCCATGGGCGTCCCTCACAACGTCATCCGGGACACTCACTTCCGAGGCTACCTTCTGCCCAAGGTGCGGCTGCCCCTCCCGTTGCCCccatcctcctctctcctcctggtGCCCCTTCCCATGTCCAATATTGACTTCTCCAACTGCCCGTGTCTCCATCCCAGGGCACGGACGTGTTTCCCCTGCTGGGCTCAGTCCTCAAAGACCCCAAATACTTCTGCCACCCAGACGACTTCTACCCCCAACACTTCCTGGACGAGCAGGGCCGCTTCAAGAAAAACGAAGCATTCGTGCCGTTTTCCTCTGGTAGGTTTCCCTGGTCCACACTCTCCCCCAGGTTAAGTGTCAGAATCGTTTCTTAAAATTCAAGTCAGAACTGGAAGTTGAGGGCCAGGTCATAGAATCATAAAATCCTAGAACCCCACAATCAGGGTATTTTAGAATCATCTACTACACTAACTAGAAAGGAAAATACGTTAAAACAGTAACAGC includes these proteins:
- the CYP2G1 gene encoding cytochrome P450 2G1, yielding MELGGAFTIFLALCFSCLLILIAWKRVQKPGRLPPGPTPIPFLGNLLQVRTDATFQSFLKLREKYGPVFTVYMGPRPVVILCGHEAVKEALVDRADEFSGRGELASVERNFQGHGVALANGERWRILRRFSLTILRDFGMGKRSIEERIQEEAGYLLEEFRKTKGAPIDPTFFLSRTVSNVISSVVFGSRFDYEDKQFLSLLRMINESFIEMSTPWAQLYDMYSGVMQYLPGRHNRIYYLIEELKDFIAARVKVNEASLDPQNPRDFIDCFLIKMHQDKNNPHTEFNLKNLVLTTLNLFFAGTETVSSTLRYGFLLIMKHPEVQTKIYEEINQVIGPHRIPSVDDRVKMPFTDAVIHEIQRLTDIVPMGVPHNVIRDTHFRGYLLPKGTDVFPLLGSVLKDPKYFCHPDDFYPQHFLDEQGRFKKNEAFVPFSSGKRICLGEAMARMELFLYFTSILQNFSLHPLVPPVNIDITPKISGFGNIPPTYELCLIAR